A part of Rhodamnia argentea isolate NSW1041297 chromosome 8, ASM2092103v1, whole genome shotgun sequence genomic DNA contains:
- the LOC115755531 gene encoding COBRA-like protein 4, whose amino-acid sequence MRSVVLAFVFVFVFRAAAYDSLDPNGNITIKWDIMSWTADGYVAVVTMNNFQMYRHIMSPGWTLGWAWAKKEVIWSMVGAQTTEQGDCSKFKAAIPHCCKKTPTVVDLLPGVPYNQQYANCCKGGVVAAWGQDPLSSVSAFQVSVGQAGTSNKTVKLPKNFTLLGPGPGYTCGPAKIVPSTTFLTPDKRRKTQALMTWNVTCTYSQFLARKNPSCCVSFSSFYNETITPCPSCTCGCQNKNSCVKSDSKILTMAGVNTPRKDNAPLLQCTHHMCPVRVHWHVKLNYKDYWRVKIAITNFNYRMNYTLWSLVIQHPNLNNVTQVFSFDYKPLVPYESINDTGMFYGMKYYNDLLMEAGPLGNVQSEVLLQKDKNTFSFKQGWAFPRKVYFNGDECMLPQPDAYPYLPNSARQKSLPFLTLVSCVLLVIFTAW is encoded by the exons ATGAGATCAGTCGTCTTGGCATTCGTTTTTGTGTTCGTTTTCCGTGCGG CTGCATATGATTCCCTGGATCCCAATGGCAACATAACAATCAAATGGGACATCATGTCTTGGACCGCGGACGGTTACGTG GCGGTCGTCACGATGAACAATTTCCAGATGTACCGACACATAATGAGCCCCGGCTGGACCCTCGGATGGGCCTGGGCAAAGAAGGAAGTAATCTGGTCTATGGTGGGTGCTCAAACCACCGAACAAGGCGACTGCTCCAAGTTCAAAGCCGCCATACCTCATTGCTGCAAGAAAACACCCACAGTCGTGGACTTGCTCCCTGGTGTCCCTTACAACCAGCAGTACGCAAATTGCTGCAAAGGCGGGGTTGTCGCCGCTTGGGGTCAAGATCCGTTGTCTTCGGTCTCTGCTTTCCAAGTCAGCGTCGGCCAAGCGGGTACTTCAAATAAGACGGTTAAGCTCCCAAAGAACTTCACTTTACTTGGTCCGGGACCCGGGTACACCTGTGGGCCTGCGAAGATTGTGCCATCCACCACTTTCCTTACCCCGGACAAGCGCCGGAAAACTCAGGCATTGA TGACATGGAATGTTACCTGCACTTATTCACAGTTCCTGGCCAGGAAGAACCCCAGCTGCTGCGTCTCTTTCTCATCTTTCTACAATGAAACCATCACCCCCTGCCCCTCCTGTACCTGTGGTTGCCAGAACAAGAATAGTTGTGTCAA GAGTGACTCCAAAATTCTAACCATGGCAGGGGTAAACACACCTAGGAAAGACAACGCACCTCTATTACAATGCACGCACCACATGTGCCCAGTCCGGGTACACTGGCACGTGAAGCTCAACTACAAGGACTACTGGCGTGTCAAGATTGCGATCACAAACTTCAATTATCGGATGAACTACACACTTTGGTCTCTCGTGATCCAGCACCCCAACCTAAACAACGTGACGCAAGTTTTCAGTTTCGATTACAAGCCTCTCGTCCCGTATGAATCCATAA ATGATACGGGGATGTTCTATGGTATGAAGTACTACAATGACTTGCTGATGGAAGCGGGGCCACTTGGCAATGTGCAGTCCGAGGTACTTCTCCAGAAGGACAAGAACACGTTCTCGTTTAAGCAAGGTTGGGCATTTCCGAGGAAGGTTTACTTCAATGGCGATGAGTGCATGCTGCCGCAGCCAGATGCATACCCTTATCTGCCGAATTCGGCGCGTCAAAAGTCACTCCCTTTCTTGACCTTAGTCTCTTGTGTTCTTCTCGTCATATTCACCGCTTGGTGA